One Mucilaginibacter ginkgonis genomic region harbors:
- a CDS encoding AlbA family DNA-binding domain-containing protein: MDLQTQVSSVILQPENDSLEYKAVLPPSKTIAQVICAFANTNGGLLILGVSEIGGLKIAGLSEDFRATSMTHKAIDLLSPKPIVDYGYVQLHGKKLFAISVAKSQVQVSVENKVYVRTNGRLQLLDPPAQIFQPAGYARISAINADLEALKARTTDSKFKLIEHYQSVLKMVDSLKQLLYPQSPAVFTTVKEGKVLARILFSSMVDNFETYLSDILFEIYLAKPDTLKSEQMVKVEDVLNCADIQEFITFWAKQKIGKLQKGSVKGFIAENKQIKDLDVVTTVIQDEIEKILQIRHLYAHRNGIVDDKFLKFFPAIYIYGTEHQMSIDEILDKIIYLTDIVDQIDKATILKYNLSIV, encoded by the coding sequence ATGGATCTACAAACTCAGGTTTCTTCAGTCATTCTTCAGCCCGAGAATGATTCACTGGAATACAAGGCAGTCCTGCCACCTTCGAAGACGATCGCGCAGGTCATTTGCGCCTTTGCCAATACCAACGGCGGCCTGCTCATCCTGGGCGTTTCCGAGATCGGCGGCCTCAAGATCGCCGGGTTAAGCGAAGACTTCCGAGCAACCTCCATGACCCATAAAGCGATCGACCTATTGTCGCCCAAACCCATTGTGGATTATGGCTACGTACAGCTGCATGGGAAAAAGTTGTTTGCCATCAGCGTTGCTAAATCGCAAGTTCAAGTGTCCGTTGAGAACAAGGTATATGTCCGGACAAACGGAAGGCTCCAACTGCTCGATCCGCCAGCCCAAATATTTCAACCCGCAGGTTACGCCAGGATCTCAGCCATCAACGCTGATCTCGAAGCATTAAAAGCCAGGACGACCGACTCCAAGTTCAAACTGATCGAACACTATCAAAGTGTCTTAAAGATGGTCGATAGCCTGAAGCAACTTCTTTATCCGCAAAGTCCGGCCGTATTTACAACCGTAAAAGAAGGCAAAGTACTGGCCAGAATACTGTTTTCGTCCATGGTGGACAATTTTGAAACCTATCTTTCGGACATCTTATTTGAGATCTATCTGGCTAAACCCGATACCCTGAAATCCGAGCAAATGGTTAAAGTCGAAGATGTACTGAACTGCGCGGACATCCAAGAATTCATTACCTTTTGGGCAAAGCAAAAGATTGGTAAACTACAGAAAGGAAGCGTGAAAGGTTTTATAGCGGAAAACAAGCAGATCAAAGACCTTGACGTCGTCACCACTGTCATCCAGGACGAGATTGAAAAGATCCTGCAGATACGGCACTTATATGCCCATCGCAACGGTATTGTCGACGATAAATTTTTAAAATTCTTCCCGGCCATATATATTTATGGAACTGAGCATCAAATGTCCATTGACGAAATATTAGATAAGATCATTTACCTAACAGACATCGTAGATCAGATCGATAAGGCAACTATCCTCAAATATAATTTGTCAATTGTTTAG
- a CDS encoding helix-turn-helix domain-containing protein — MSEQTYQDILKEFGAHLASIRKQKKLSLRKLATNCNIDWSDIGKYERGEINISLKTIAELAKGLDVSYKELMDF; from the coding sequence ATGTCGGAGCAAACCTATCAGGATATACTTAAAGAATTCGGTGCTCATCTCGCATCGATACGAAAGCAAAAAAAGCTTTCGCTCCGTAAGCTTGCTACCAACTGTAATATCGACTGGAGCGATATAGGGAAGTATGAGCGGGGTGAGATTAACATCTCCTTAAAAACTATTGCTGAATTAGCTAAGGGGTTAGATGTTTCTTATAAAGAATTGATGGATTTTTAA